The following DNA comes from Rhodopseudomonas boonkerdii.
GCTGCACATATGAAGCGGAGCTTGCGGCCGTGATGGGCAAGCGCGCAGTGAATGTCTCGAAGGAACAAGCACTCGAATATGTCGCAGCTTACGGCTGCTTCAACGATGTCAGCGCCAGTGAAATGATCAAGGCCGACGGCAATTTCGTCCGCGGCAAGAATATTTCGACCTTCGGTCCGTTTGGCCCGTTCCTCGCTTCAGCGGACGAGATCGGCGATCCGCATGCGCTGAGCGTCACCCTGACCGTGGACGGCGAGGTGCTGCAGCGGGGATCGACCAAGGACATGATCTTCGACGTCCCCGAGCTGGTGTCGTGGCTTTCACACCGCGGTCCTCTCGAACCCGGCGACGTCATTGCCACGGGAACCCCCGCCGGCGTTGCCGCAATGCACAGACCGCCCGCATGGCTGAAGCCGGGATCAAGCGTGATCGCAGCCGTCGAAGGTCTGGGTGAGCT
Coding sequences within:
- a CDS encoding fumarylacetoacetate hydrolase family protein; the encoded protein is MKFVTFVESGSTRAGVLQGDGTKPSDIIFDLAHASMRTCLNGTAPQLQSFLDAGLGKIVSIIAAHGLAEAAQLTLDKVTLLAPLPAPPRIFGIAHNYRDAVAERGIAPPSEPVLFMKAPRTVIATGRMIVLPAGIGGCTYEAELAAVMGKRAVNVSKEQALEYVAAYGCFNDVSASEMIKADGNFVRGKNISTFGPFGPFLASADEIGDPHALSVTLTVDGEVLQRGSTKDMIFDVPELVSWLSHRGPLEPGDVIATGTPAGVAAMHRPPAWLKPGSSVIAAVEGLGELANPITEGPAFDA